From the genome of Longispora fulva:
GCAGACGGTCAGCTCGGCGTTGCCGAGCTTGGCGGACTCGAAGGACATGTAGCCGTGCTCGGTCGGCAGACCCAGCTTCTCCAGCAGCTCCGCGGAGCGCGGGCCCTGGACGGCGAGCACCGCGTAGTCGGGGTGCTGGTTGACGACCGTGATCCCGTCCGGGGCCGCGGCGACGAGGCGGCGGACGACCTCGGTGGTGTTGGAGGCGTTCGGGATCAGGAAGACGTGGTCGGGGCCGTACACGTAGGCGATCAGGTCGTCGACGACGCCGCCGGTGGCCTCGTCGCAGCACAGCGTGTACTGCGCCTTGCCGGGCGCGATCCGGTTCAGGTCGTTGGTCAGGCACCGGTTGACGAAGTCCGCGGCACCCGGGCCGGACACAGTCGCCTTGCCCAGGTGGGAGACGTCGAACACACCCACGGAATCCCGGACGGCGGCGTGCTCCTTGAGGACACCCCCTCCGGCGTACTCCAGCGGCATCTCCCAGCCACCAAACGGTGCGAACTTCGCACCAAGGGCGACATGCCGGTCGTGCAGGGGCGAGCGGAGGAGCTGTTCTGTCATGGTTGCAACTTATCGCGAGACCAGACCTGGTTAGCATCGGCAGAGAAATCGTTACCCACCGACCGCAACGGAGCATCGTGTGACCACGCTCGCCCTCGCCGACACCGACCCGGCAGAACTTCCCGTCGACGCGATCGTCGTCGGTGTGTACAGCGACGCGGATCCCGCGGCTGCTCCCCTCCTGGCCCAGGGCGCCGAGGGCGTCGACGCCGCCTTCGACGGCAAGCTGGCCGCCACCCTCGCCCTGCTGGGCGCGACCGGCGCGGTCGGCGAGGTCACCAAGCTCGCCTCGCTCGGCGCGACCACCGCGCCCGTCGTCGCCGCCGTCGGCCTCGGCACCGCCGGCCCGGCCCCGGCCGAGACCCTGCGGCGGGCCGCCGGCTCGGCCGTGCGGGCCCTGACGGGTACCGCGAAGGTCGCGCTCGCCCTGCCCGGCCTGTCCGGGGAGGACGGCGGGCTGCGCGCGGTCGCGGAGGGCGCGCTGCTCGGCGCGTACCGGTTCGCCGGGTACAAGTCGAAGCCGGCCCCCAAGGCTCCGGTGTCGACGGTCACGGTGCTGGTCACCGACGCCGCCGACAAGGAGGCCAAGGCCGAGATCAAGCGGGCCGCGGTCATCGCCGACGCCGTCACGCTGTGCCGTGACTTCGTGAACACCGCCCCGAACGAGCTGCGCCCGCCGTCGTTCGCCGACCTGGCGTCCGCCGCGGCGAAGAAGGCCGGCCTCGAGGTCGAGGTCCTCGACGAGAAGGCACTGCGCAAGGGCGGCTACGGCGGCATCCTCGCGGTCGGCGACGGCTCGGAGGCCAAGCCCCGCCTGGTCCGGATCACCTACAAGCACAAGTCGGCCAAGAAGAAGGTCGCCCTCGTCGGCAAGGGCATCACCTTCGACACCGGCGGCGTGTCCATCAAGCCGGCCGCCGGCATGTGGGAGATGAAGAGCGACATGGGCGGGGCGGCCGCCGTGATCGCCGCGATGATCGCGATCGCCGCGCTCAAGCCCAAGGTCGACGTCGTGGCGTACGCGCCGATGGCGGAGAACATGCCGTCGGGAACCGCGTACCGGCCGGGCGACATCGTCACCATGTACGGCGGCACGAAGGTCGAGGTGCTCAACACCGACGCCGAGGGCCGGATGATCCTGGGCGACGCCATCGCGCGGGCCTGCGAGGACGAGCCCAACTACCTGCTGGAGACCTCCACCCTCACCGGTGGCCAGGTCGTGTCGCTCGGCAAGCGGGTGCACGGGCTGATGGGTGACGCCGAGCTGTGCGCGCGGGTCCAGGCGGCCGGTGACCGGGTCGGCGAGCAGGGCTGGACGATGCCGCTGCCGGACGACATCAAGAAGAACATGGAGTCCGACATCGCCGACATCCTCCAGGTTTCGGCGGGTATGGACCGGGGCGGCCACATGCTGCAGGGCGGGATCTTCCTGTCGGCGTTCGTCACCGAGGGCGTCG
Proteins encoded in this window:
- a CDS encoding leucyl aminopeptidase, with the translated sequence MTTLALADTDPAELPVDAIVVGVYSDADPAAAPLLAQGAEGVDAAFDGKLAATLALLGATGAVGEVTKLASLGATTAPVVAAVGLGTAGPAPAETLRRAAGSAVRALTGTAKVALALPGLSGEDGGLRAVAEGALLGAYRFAGYKSKPAPKAPVSTVTVLVTDAADKEAKAEIKRAAVIADAVTLCRDFVNTAPNELRPPSFADLASAAAKKAGLEVEVLDEKALRKGGYGGILAVGDGSEAKPRLVRITYKHKSAKKKVALVGKGITFDTGGVSIKPAAGMWEMKSDMGGAAAVIAAMIAIAALKPKVDVVAYAPMAENMPSGTAYRPGDIVTMYGGTKVEVLNTDAEGRMILGDAIARACEDEPNYLLETSTLTGGQVVSLGKRVHGLMGDAELCARVQAAGDRVGEQGWTMPLPDDIKKNMESDIADILQVSAGMDRGGHMLQGGIFLSAFVTEGVEFAHIDVAGPSYHSGEPYGYIAKGGTGVPVRTLIEAVEDIARNG
- the gcvT gene encoding glycine cleavage system aminomethyltransferase GcvT produces the protein MTEQLLRSPLHDRHVALGAKFAPFGGWEMPLEYAGGGVLKEHAAVRDSVGVFDVSHLGKATVSGPGAADFVNRCLTNDLNRIAPGKAQYTLCCDEATGGVVDDLIAYVYGPDHVFLIPNASNTTEVVRRLVAAAPDGITVVNQHPDYAVLAVQGPRSAELLEKLGLPTEHGYMSFESAKLGNAELTVCRTGYTGEHGYELVVPAAQAGEVWDALFGTDIEVRAAGLAARDTLRTEMGYPLHGQDLSLEISPVQARAGWAVGWKKPEFWGRDALLAEKAAPQRTLWGVLATDRGIPRAHMTVLRPGTDEVVGEVTSGTFSPTKKIGIGLALISTASGLGEGDQVELDVRGRRSVVTIVKPPFVDPSVK